In a genomic window of bacterium:
- a CDS encoding TetR/AcrR family transcriptional regulator gives MAALAHLSRTGKREQNKAQNRAEILTAARQVFTELGYGAASIRDIIRRTNLAAGTFYNYFPDKESIFRELVEESARQVRARLRAARDRATTLEEFVGGAYHAYFQFVADDRVTFELVRRNDAVMRAMTGEPTLLAGVTELHEDLEAAVARGDLPNIDVAYLAGAMAGVALEVAVRMVERNPPDVEGASRFATELFLGGIERLRRTAAEVTRSGRTRSNPKK, from the coding sequence ATGGCTGCCCTGGCCCACCTCTCCCGCACGGGGAAGCGGGAGCAGAACAAGGCGCAGAACCGCGCCGAGATACTCACCGCGGCCCGCCAGGTCTTCACCGAGCTCGGCTACGGCGCCGCCAGCATCCGCGACATCATCCGCCGCACGAACCTCGCCGCCGGGACCTTCTACAACTACTTCCCGGACAAGGAGTCGATCTTCCGCGAGCTGGTCGAGGAGAGCGCGCGCCAGGTGCGCGCGCGCCTGCGCGCGGCGCGTGATCGCGCCACCACGCTCGAGGAGTTCGTCGGCGGCGCCTACCACGCGTACTTCCAGTTCGTCGCCGACGACCGCGTGACGTTCGAGCTGGTGCGGCGCAACGACGCGGTGATGCGCGCGATGACCGGCGAGCCGACGCTGCTCGCCGGCGTCACCGAGCTGCACGAGGACCTCGAGGCGGCGGTGGCGCGCGGCGACCTGCCGAACATCGACGTCGCCTACCTCGCCGGCGCGATGGCGGGCGTCGCGCTCGAGGTGGCGGTGCGCATGGTCGAGCGCAATCCGCCCGACGTCGAGGGCGCCAGCCGCTTCGCGACCGAGCTGTTCCTCGGCGGCATCGAGCGCCTGCGCCGCACCGCCGCCGAGGTCACGCGCAGCGGGCGCACGCGGTCCAATCCCAAGAAGTAG
- a CDS encoding acyl-CoA dehydrogenase family protein gives MRRDVFGEEHELFRQQVRRFCEKEFAPRVAGWNEAGMSDRASWKRAGEEGLLGPCAPIEYGGAGADFLYAAIVNEELARIRAHGIMIPLHSDICLPYLLEYGTPAQKQRWAPGAVSGDVVMGIAMTEPGAGSDLQGIQTTARRDGDHYVLNGAKTFISNGQIGDLFVVVTKTDPTAKPAYKGMSLILVEAGTPGFVRGKKLDKLGLRGQDTSELFFEDCRVPVSNLLGTEGSGFKMLMEKLQQERLVIAVTAVASCRRALDDTITYVRDRKAFGKSIAAFQNTQFRLAEMATEVEVGQAFVDRLLPAHVRGDDIVTEVSMAKWWTTDLQKKVTSECLQLHGGYGFMRETPISEDYADAAVQTIYAGSNEIMKVIIAKRMGLG, from the coding sequence ATGCGACGTGACGTCTTCGGCGAGGAGCACGAGCTCTTCCGCCAGCAGGTTCGCCGATTCTGCGAGAAGGAGTTCGCGCCCCGTGTCGCGGGGTGGAACGAGGCCGGCATGAGCGACCGCGCGAGCTGGAAGCGCGCGGGCGAGGAGGGGCTGCTCGGGCCGTGCGCGCCGATCGAGTACGGCGGCGCCGGTGCCGACTTCCTCTACGCGGCCATCGTCAACGAGGAGCTCGCCCGCATCCGGGCGCACGGCATCATGATCCCGCTGCACTCCGACATCTGCCTGCCGTATCTCCTCGAGTACGGCACGCCGGCGCAGAAGCAGCGGTGGGCGCCGGGTGCGGTGAGCGGCGACGTCGTCATGGGCATCGCCATGACCGAGCCGGGCGCGGGCTCGGACCTCCAGGGCATCCAGACGACGGCGCGGCGCGACGGCGACCACTACGTCCTGAACGGCGCCAAGACGTTCATCTCGAACGGCCAGATCGGCGACCTCTTCGTCGTCGTCACCAAGACCGACCCGACGGCGAAGCCGGCCTACAAGGGCATGAGCCTGATCCTGGTCGAGGCGGGCACGCCCGGCTTCGTTCGGGGCAAGAAGCTCGACAAGCTCGGGCTGCGCGGCCAGGACACGAGCGAGCTCTTCTTCGAGGACTGCCGCGTGCCGGTGTCGAACCTCCTCGGGACGGAGGGCTCGGGCTTCAAGATGCTGATGGAGAAGCTCCAGCAGGAGCGGCTCGTCATCGCCGTCACCGCCGTCGCCTCGTGCCGCCGCGCGCTCGACGACACGATCACGTACGTGCGCGACCGGAAGGCGTTCGGGAAGTCGATCGCGGCGTTCCAGAACACCCAGTTCCGGCTCGCCGAGATGGCGACCGAGGTCGAGGTCGGGCAGGCGTTCGTCGACCGGCTGCTGCCGGCGCACGTGCGCGGCGACGACATCGTCACCGAGGTCAGCATGGCGAAGTGGTGGACGACGGACCTCCAGAAGAAGGTCACGTCGGAGTGCCTCCAGCTGCACGGCGGCTACGGCTTCATGCGCGAGACGCCGATCTCGGAGGACTACGCCGACGCCGCCGTGCAGACGATCTACGCCGGCTCCAACGAGATCATGAAGGTCATCATCGCCAAGCGCATGGGGCTCGGGTAG
- a CDS encoding metallophosphoesterase has translation MPGLVPALALLIAVAVPLWGWLGRGRDYGIWGIVILAVSLPGAVALHARLVEWLGPTAGLAVTWGTVYGLCAGGLHLAALVRARLRTPWFRWLVSIPGMAFVAAGFIAGPWLLVLWPVRALCTFFGWDDALAVLRWLDLAPLVVVALSVGTSLRAVSEVVRIPMGGDGPADPTRIRVERWRRREPAPLPDRPLRIVQITDPHLGPWQPVHRLHRRIADLVEQDPDLVLLTGDFLTMEGAGTPGALAEAFAPLRAVQERCFAVFGNHDHETPDEVRHALATNGVRLLVDEEVVVETAVGPVQIVGADYVGRGRREHLAALFARLPRRAGALRLLLLHDPSAWKHVPHGEADLTLSGHTHGGQLGLVSFGLHWTVLARTPWPDHGLFHHGPNRLYVHRGTGFYGFPLRIGVPGEASVLELVLAS, from the coding sequence ATGCCCGGACTGGTCCCCGCCCTCGCGCTCCTGATCGCCGTCGCGGTCCCGCTGTGGGGCTGGCTCGGGCGCGGGCGGGACTACGGCATCTGGGGCATCGTCATCCTCGCGGTGTCGCTCCCCGGGGCGGTCGCGCTGCACGCCCGGCTCGTCGAGTGGCTGGGGCCGACCGCCGGGCTGGCCGTCACCTGGGGGACGGTCTACGGGCTCTGCGCCGGCGGGCTCCACCTCGCGGCGCTGGTGCGCGCGCGGCTGCGCACGCCGTGGTTCCGCTGGCTCGTCAGCATCCCGGGCATGGCGTTCGTCGCCGCCGGGTTCATCGCCGGGCCATGGCTGCTCGTCCTGTGGCCCGTCCGCGCGCTGTGCACGTTCTTCGGCTGGGACGACGCCCTCGCCGTGCTGCGCTGGCTCGACCTCGCGCCCCTCGTCGTCGTGGCGCTCTCGGTCGGCACCTCGCTGCGCGCCGTCTCCGAGGTCGTCCGCATCCCGATGGGCGGCGACGGGCCGGCCGACCCCACCCGCATCCGGGTCGAGCGCTGGCGCCGGCGCGAGCCCGCCCCCCTGCCCGACCGCCCGCTGCGCATCGTGCAGATCACCGATCCGCACCTCGGCCCCTGGCAGCCCGTGCACCGCCTCCACCGGCGCATCGCCGACCTGGTCGAGCAGGACCCCGACCTCGTGCTGCTCACCGGCGACTTCCTCACCATGGAGGGCGCCGGCACGCCGGGGGCGCTGGCCGAGGCGTTCGCGCCGCTGCGCGCGGTGCAGGAGCGCTGCTTCGCCGTCTTCGGCAATCACGACCACGAGACGCCGGACGAGGTGCGCCACGCCCTCGCGACCAACGGCGTGCGGCTGCTGGTCGACGAGGAGGTCGTGGTCGAGACCGCCGTCGGCCCGGTGCAGATCGTGGGCGCCGACTACGTGGGACGCGGGCGCCGCGAGCACCTGGCCGCGCTCTTCGCCCGGCTGCCGCGCCGCGCGGGCGCGCTGCGGCTCCTCCTCCTGCACGATCCGTCGGCGTGGAAACACGTACCGCACGGCGAGGCCGACCTGACGCTCTCCGGCCACACCCACGGCGGCCAGCTCGGGCTGGTGAGCTTCGGCCTGCACTGGACGGTCCTGGCGCGCACGCCGTGGCCGGACCACGGGCTGTTCCACCACGGGCCGAATCGGCTGTACGTCCACCGCGGAACGGGTTTCTACGGCTTCCCGCTGCGGATCGGCGTGCCCGGTGAGGCGTCGGTGCTCGAGCTCGTGCTCGCGAGCTGA
- a CDS encoding peptide ABC transporter substrate-binding protein, producing the protein MRIVGVVLLAVIATVACTNNPYPDGESAKKILFTSFSEPPKTLDPQVSYTTIDHVITGPVYDGLLQYHFLDRPYRLIPNLLETMPEPEPRADGRVVYRLRLRPDVEFHEDDCFAVGTPGARTRTVVADDAAFSIMRLADPEVNSPIAPNLVRLVGFEAFGQALAQRRKDDPAFAAKRIDRQYAEVGGIEGVTVTGPLELELALSEAYPQLRYLMAMEFMAPVPWEAIVWWNGEDGRDGFAEHPVGTGPYRLALYDKRSRIVLERNPRWHGALRPGAPGTVYPSEGAPGDRERGWLDPQYVGKPLPFVDRIELSLDGQDIPAFTKFLQGYYDASGVIEESFERMVKEGGLSPDMAALGMELDKAVIPAVYYIGFNMTDAVVGGAAGEKSRKLRQAMSLAVDSVEFARVFMNGRAVPAQTPIPPGVFGYDAAYVNPFRQPNLERAKQVLAEAGYPDGIDPATRRPLQLTFDTGDTSARGRLRYQFFVDAWSRLGLDVTIAATSYNQFQDKVRRGTYQIFMWGWVADYPDPENFLFLLWSKMARSQGGPNTANFENPDYDALFLRMRDLEDGPERTRLIDEMRTLLEQQRPWIELFYPETYTLTHAWVKNAKPLGMSYSTLKYRDVDGATRARLQTAWNQPVLWPAWVLLAGAIAVVAPAVVTLVRRNR; encoded by the coding sequence ATGCGGATCGTGGGGGTGGTGCTGCTCGCGGTGATCGCGACGGTCGCCTGCACCAACAACCCGTATCCGGACGGCGAGTCGGCGAAGAAGATCCTGTTCACGTCCTTCTCGGAGCCGCCGAAGACGCTCGACCCGCAGGTCTCGTACACCACGATCGACCACGTCATCACCGGGCCGGTCTACGACGGTCTCCTCCAGTACCACTTCCTCGATCGCCCCTATCGGCTGATCCCGAATCTGCTCGAGACGATGCCCGAGCCGGAGCCGCGCGCCGACGGTCGCGTCGTCTACCGGCTGCGCCTGCGGCCGGACGTCGAGTTCCACGAGGACGACTGCTTCGCGGTCGGAACGCCCGGCGCACGCACGCGCACGGTCGTCGCCGACGACGCCGCGTTCTCGATCATGCGGCTCGCCGATCCGGAGGTGAACAGCCCGATCGCGCCGAACCTCGTGCGCCTCGTCGGCTTCGAGGCGTTCGGGCAGGCGCTCGCCCAGCGCCGCAAGGACGATCCCGCGTTCGCGGCGAAGCGCATCGATCGGCAGTACGCCGAGGTCGGCGGCATCGAGGGCGTCACCGTGACCGGGCCGCTCGAGCTCGAGCTGGCCCTGTCCGAGGCGTATCCGCAGCTGCGTTACCTCATGGCGATGGAGTTCATGGCGCCCGTGCCCTGGGAGGCGATCGTCTGGTGGAACGGCGAGGACGGGCGCGACGGCTTCGCCGAGCATCCGGTCGGAACGGGGCCGTATCGGCTGGCGCTCTACGACAAGCGCAGTCGCATCGTGCTCGAGCGTAACCCGCGCTGGCACGGCGCGCTCCGCCCGGGCGCGCCGGGCACGGTGTATCCGTCGGAGGGCGCGCCCGGCGACCGCGAGCGCGGCTGGCTCGATCCGCAGTACGTCGGCAAGCCGCTGCCGTTCGTCGACCGCATCGAGCTGTCGCTCGACGGGCAGGACATCCCGGCCTTCACCAAGTTCCTCCAGGGCTACTACGACGCCTCCGGCGTCATCGAGGAGAGCTTCGAGCGCATGGTGAAGGAGGGCGGCCTGTCGCCCGACATGGCCGCCCTCGGCATGGAGCTCGACAAGGCGGTGATCCCGGCCGTCTACTACATCGGCTTCAACATGACCGACGCCGTCGTCGGCGGCGCGGCGGGCGAGAAGAGCCGCAAGCTGCGTCAGGCGATGAGCCTCGCGGTCGACAGCGTCGAGTTCGCGCGCGTCTTCATGAACGGGCGTGCGGTGCCGGCGCAGACGCCGATCCCGCCGGGCGTCTTCGGCTACGACGCCGCCTACGTGAACCCGTTCCGCCAGCCGAACCTCGAGCGCGCGAAGCAGGTGCTCGCCGAGGCCGGGTATCCCGACGGCATCGACCCGGCGACGCGCCGGCCGCTGCAGCTGACCTTCGACACCGGCGACACCAGCGCGCGCGGGCGCCTGCGCTACCAGTTCTTCGTCGACGCCTGGAGCCGGCTCGGGCTCGACGTGACCATCGCCGCGACGTCGTACAACCAGTTCCAGGACAAGGTCCGCCGCGGCACGTATCAGATCTTCATGTGGGGCTGGGTCGCCGACTACCCCGACCCCGAGAACTTCCTCTTCCTGCTCTGGAGCAAGATGGCGCGCAGCCAGGGCGGGCCGAACACCGCGAACTTCGAGAACCCCGACTACGACGCGCTCTTCCTGCGCATGCGCGACCTCGAGGACGGCCCCGAGCGCACGCGCCTCATCGACGAGATGCGCACCCTGCTCGAGCAGCAGCGGCCGTGGATCGAGCTCTTCTACCCCGAGACCTACACGCTCACCCACGCGTGGGTGAAGAACGCGAAGCCGCTCGGCATGTCGTACTCGACGCTCAAGTATCGCGACGTCGACGGTGCGACGCGCGCGCGCCTGCAGACGGCGTGGAACCAGCCGGTGCTCTGGCCCGCCTGGGTGCTGCTCGCCGGCGCGATCGCCGTCGTGGCGCCCGCCGTGGTGACGCTGGTGCGCAGGAACCGGTGA
- a CDS encoding ABC transporter permease encodes MLSYLVRRLAYGAVTVLGVLLFLFLLFFLVTTPEDIARRALGDKAQPAALAQWIASHGYDKPLFWNAAAPTDTLLVDHFRRMLTFDFGRSDADDVPITRRLREGAGPSLALTVPMFLLEIPLAVALALLVALLRETYVDRLGVVLCVLAMSVSILLYIIGGQFLIGKLLRWFPISGFDPNPAVILRFLALPVLVGIVSGLGEGIRFYRTVFIEETGRDHVRTARAKGAGDARVMTVHVLRNALIPILTQVVLVIPFLFTGSMLLESFFGIPGLGALTVDAIHGNDFATLRTMVYIGSLLFILGQVLTDLSYVLVDPRVRLE; translated from the coding sequence ATCCTCTCGTACCTCGTCCGGCGGCTCGCCTATGGGGCGGTCACGGTCCTCGGCGTCCTGCTCTTCCTCTTCCTCCTCTTCTTCCTGGTGACGACGCCCGAGGACATCGCGCGCCGCGCCCTGGGTGACAAGGCGCAGCCCGCCGCGCTCGCGCAGTGGATCGCCAGCCACGGCTACGACAAGCCGCTCTTCTGGAACGCCGCGGCGCCGACCGACACGCTCCTCGTCGACCACTTCCGGCGCATGCTGACGTTCGACTTCGGCCGCAGCGACGCCGACGACGTGCCCATCACGCGCCGCCTGCGCGAGGGGGCAGGCCCGAGCCTGGCGCTGACGGTGCCGATGTTCCTGCTCGAGATCCCGCTCGCCGTGGCGCTGGCGCTGCTCGTCGCGCTGCTGCGCGAGACCTACGTCGACCGGCTCGGCGTCGTCCTGTGCGTGCTCGCGATGAGCGTGTCGATCCTGCTCTACATCATCGGCGGGCAGTTCCTCATCGGCAAGCTCCTGCGCTGGTTCCCGATCTCGGGGTTCGATCCGAACCCGGCGGTGATCCTGCGCTTCCTCGCGTTGCCGGTCCTGGTCGGCATCGTGTCGGGGCTGGGCGAGGGCATCCGCTTCTACCGCACCGTCTTCATCGAGGAGACGGGACGCGACCACGTGCGCACGGCGCGCGCGAAGGGCGCCGGCGACGCCCGCGTGATGACGGTGCACGTGCTGCGCAACGCGCTCATCCCGATCCTCACCCAGGTCGTGCTGGTGATCCCGTTCCTGTTCACCGGCTCGATGCTGCTCGAGTCCTTCTTCGGCATCCCCGGGCTGGGCGCGCTCACCGTCGACGCCATCCACGGCAACGACTTCGCGACCCTGCGCACGATGGTCTACATCGGCTCGCTGCTCTTCATCCTCGGGCAGGTGCTGACGGATCTGAGCTACGTGCTGGTCGATCCGCGCGTGCGGCTGGAGTGA
- a CDS encoding ABC transporter permease has protein sequence MEPYVQSNLLVLLLVVVAALLWRAVWRNPLGRQAARQIARRRPIALAVVGLYMAIALGDSVAWIGGADAYRPRTVIDRFFPVDFQERSYSAPLATTDFYGDEPLRYPGRHLLGTDILGRDVLHLTLKGARVALLIGGLTSLIVIPIALLFGVSAGYLGGRVDDAVFFLMSTLASMPGLLLLIALIMAMGHGTVQVCIALGVTGWVGFCRVARGETLKLREQDYVTAARALGAGAPHVMLRHVVPNLAHLVVITFVLMFSGLVLTEAVLSWLGIGLAGSWGQMIDQARDELARDPIIVWNLLSAAVALFGLILAVNLVGDAVRDVLDPRTRAEP, from the coding sequence ATGGAGCCGTACGTCCAGTCGAACCTGCTCGTCCTCCTGCTCGTCGTCGTGGCGGCGCTGCTCTGGCGCGCCGTGTGGCGCAACCCGCTCGGGCGCCAGGCCGCGCGCCAGATCGCACGCCGCCGGCCGATCGCGCTGGCGGTGGTCGGGCTCTACATGGCGATCGCGCTCGGCGACTCGGTGGCCTGGATCGGCGGTGCCGACGCCTACCGGCCCCGCACGGTGATCGACCGCTTCTTCCCCGTCGACTTCCAGGAGCGCAGCTACTCCGCGCCGCTCGCCACCACCGACTTCTACGGCGACGAGCCGCTGCGCTATCCCGGCCGCCATCTCCTCGGCACCGACATCCTCGGCCGCGACGTCCTGCACCTGACGCTGAAGGGCGCCCGCGTCGCGCTCCTGATCGGCGGGCTCACGAGCCTCATCGTCATCCCCATCGCGCTCCTGTTCGGCGTCTCGGCGGGCTACCTCGGCGGTCGCGTCGACGACGCCGTCTTCTTCCTCATGTCGACGCTCGCCTCGATGCCGGGGCTGCTGCTGCTGATCGCGCTCATCATGGCGATGGGGCACGGCACGGTGCAGGTGTGCATCGCGCTCGGGGTCACGGGATGGGTCGGCTTCTGCCGCGTCGCGCGCGGCGAGACGCTGAAGCTGCGCGAGCAGGACTACGTGACGGCGGCACGCGCGCTCGGCGCCGGCGCGCCGCACGTCATGCTGCGCCACGTCGTGCCGAATCTCGCGCACCTCGTCGTCATCACGTTCGTGCTGATGTTCTCGGGCCTCGTGCTCACCGAGGCGGTGCTCTCGTGGCTCGGCATCGGGCTCGCGGGCAGCTGGGGGCAGATGATCGATCAGGCGCGCGACGAGCTGGCGCGCGACCCGATCATCGTGTGGAACCTGCTGTCGGCGGCGGTGGCGCTCTTCGGGCTCATCCTGGCGGTGAACCTCGTCGGCGACGCCGTCCGCGACGTGCTCGACCCGCGCACGCGGGCCGAGCCCTGA
- a CDS encoding YajD family HNH nuclease: MSTRSFRPSRRRSGPAPDTAAIVREAQEAARARSQGYRERSLALHGWICGRCAREFDHATLHLLTVHHRDGNHHNDPPDGSNWENLCADCHEAEHSKDVLADWLSGRSDPRR; this comes from the coding sequence ATGTCGACCCGCAGCTTCCGCCCGTCGCGCCGCCGCAGCGGGCCGGCGCCCGACACCGCCGCGATCGTGCGCGAGGCGCAGGAGGCCGCACGTGCCCGCAGCCAGGGCTACCGCGAGCGCTCACTCGCGCTGCACGGCTGGATCTGCGGCCGCTGCGCCCGCGAGTTCGATCACGCGACCCTGCACCTGCTCACGGTTCATCACCGCGACGGCAACCACCACAACGATCCGCCCGACGGCAGCAACTGGGAGAACCTCTGCGCCGACTGCCACGAGGCGGAGCACTCGAAGGACGTCCTCGCCGACTGGCTCTCGGGTCGCAGCGACCCGCGGCGCTGA
- a CDS encoding TVP38/TMEM64 family protein produces the protein MRRHAPVLLVGILLTGLILGQALRAYYGVDFSLQGIRDAVLSLGWKGPAIYFVLVVFRQFLGIPALLILTAGGLCFGPAMGTALGGGGIILSGFAKFGLARWLGREWVIEHLGEAFRRFEPHVQRLGPTVIGLSTAHPFGILSPFHWGAGLSSVRLWPFASALVIGAPVRAFACSAFGSALLDDDTTGMRILAVLLSLSLLLPLMLPGVRRKLFGAPDAGAS, from the coding sequence ATGCGCCGCCACGCGCCGGTCCTCCTGGTCGGGATCCTGCTCACCGGTTTGATCCTCGGGCAGGCGCTGCGCGCCTACTACGGCGTCGACTTCTCGCTCCAGGGCATCCGCGACGCCGTGCTGTCCCTCGGCTGGAAGGGACCCGCGATCTACTTCGTGCTGGTCGTCTTCCGGCAGTTCCTCGGCATCCCCGCCCTGCTGATCCTCACCGCCGGCGGCCTCTGCTTCGGACCCGCGATGGGCACCGCGCTCGGCGGCGGCGGCATCATCCTGTCCGGGTTCGCGAAGTTCGGGCTCGCCCGCTGGCTGGGCCGCGAGTGGGTGATCGAGCACCTCGGCGAGGCGTTCCGCCGCTTCGAGCCGCACGTGCAGCGTCTCGGGCCCACGGTGATCGGACTCTCGACGGCGCACCCGTTCGGCATCCTCTCGCCGTTCCACTGGGGCGCCGGGCTGTCGTCGGTGCGGCTCTGGCCGTTCGCGAGCGCGCTGGTGATCGGCGCACCGGTACGGGCGTTCGCGTGCTCTGCCTTCGGCTCGGCGCTGCTCGACGACGATACGACGGGCATGCGCATCCTCGCCGTCCTGCTCTCCCTGTCGCTGCTCCTGCCGCTCATGCTGCCCGGCGTGCGGCGCAAGCTCTTCGGGGCACCCGACGCCGGCGCGTCCTGA
- a CDS encoding ferritin-like domain-containing protein gives MSDFRLTTDTQEPGLSTAMQVVYQWSYEPQVDELRRLYVKAAEAQWVGVRDLDWDREIDLKKFATTPLGASLPIEETSYWKSLPEETVLEMHKRTAAFRLSNFLHGEQGALMVAAQLVNAVPHTDAKFYAATQTMDEARHVEVFARYIDKLDSVRPIAPALKRVLDATLETGDWLKKLVGMQIVIEGLALYSFRDMRNLTEEPLLKELLTYVARDESRHHAYGVQYVERCVPELSAAELEDLEDFALDAAQAVVDNRKQQGLAAALMETWGEIGIDVAELFACLHREREALTASQSPGRRLGPVQGFVIPTLRRCGLLSERVAARYHEFLRHNLGAKLVGDNVEDFLKHLPTLPEDTARWVLGEVS, from the coding sequence ATGAGCGACTTCAGGTTGACCACCGACACGCAGGAGCCCGGGCTCTCGACGGCGATGCAGGTCGTCTACCAGTGGAGCTACGAGCCGCAGGTCGACGAGCTGCGCCGCCTCTACGTGAAGGCGGCCGAGGCGCAGTGGGTGGGCGTGCGTGACCTCGATTGGGATCGCGAGATCGATCTCAAGAAGTTCGCGACCACGCCGCTCGGCGCGTCGCTGCCGATCGAGGAGACGTCGTACTGGAAGTCGCTGCCGGAGGAGACCGTCCTCGAGATGCACAAGCGCACGGCGGCGTTCCGGCTCTCGAACTTCCTCCACGGCGAGCAGGGCGCGCTCATGGTCGCGGCGCAGCTCGTGAACGCGGTGCCGCACACCGACGCCAAGTTCTACGCCGCGACGCAGACGATGGACGAGGCGCGCCACGTCGAGGTGTTCGCGCGCTACATCGACAAGCTCGACAGCGTGCGCCCGATCGCGCCGGCGCTGAAGCGCGTCCTCGACGCCACCCTCGAGACGGGCGACTGGTTGAAGAAGCTGGTCGGCATGCAGATCGTCATCGAGGGCCTCGCGCTCTACAGCTTCCGCGACATGCGCAACCTCACCGAGGAGCCGCTGCTGAAGGAGCTGCTCACCTACGTCGCGCGCGACGAGTCGCGCCACCACGCCTACGGCGTGCAGTACGTCGAGCGCTGCGTGCCCGAGCTGTCGGCGGCGGAGCTCGAGGACCTCGAGGACTTCGCGCTCGACGCCGCCCAGGCGGTGGTCGACAACCGCAAGCAGCAGGGCCTCGCCGCGGCGCTCATGGAGACGTGGGGCGAGATCGGCATCGACGTCGCCGAGCTGTTCGCCTGTCTGCACCGCGAGCGCGAGGCGCTGACGGCGAGCCAGAGCCCGGGCCGCCGTCTCGGGCCGGTGCAGGGCTTCGTGATCCCGACGCTGCGTCGCTGCGGGTTGCTCTCCGAGCGCGTCGCGGCGCGCTATCACGAGTTCCTGCGCCACAACCTCGGCGCCAAGCTCGTCGGCGACAACGTCGAGGACTTCCTGAAGCACCTGCCGACGCTGCCCGAGGACACCGCGCGCTGGGTCCTCGGCGAGGTGTCGTAG
- a CDS encoding BON domain-containing protein: MTRLPTALLATALLVAPAAARDADTPPALNDPAVGSERAPGTHTGSAQERFEAETRPKSDDMLATAVHEELVRDSRVVSGRIRVEAREGVVTLQGEVDSNAVRDAAAETAQRVNGVRRVENALTVSATAAPAPGTSPIPERQAP; encoded by the coding sequence ATGACGCGCCTACCGACCGCCCTGCTGGCCACCGCGCTCCTCGTCGCCCCGGCCGCCGCGCGCGACGCGGACACCCCGCCCGCCCTGAACGACCCGGCCGTCGGCTCGGAGCGTGCGCCGGGCACCCACACCGGAAGCGCGCAGGAGCGCTTCGAGGCGGAGACCCGGCCGAAGAGCGACGACATGCTCGCGACCGCGGTACACGAGGAGCTCGTGCGCGACTCGCGGGTCGTGTCGGGTCGCATCCGCGTCGAGGCGCGCGAGGGTGTCGTCACCCTCCAGGGCGAGGTCGACAGCAACGCCGTGCGTGACGCCGCCGCCGAGACGGCGCAGCGCGTGAACGGCGTGCGCCGGGTGGAGAACGCGCTCACCGTGTCCGCGACGGCGGCGCCGGCGCCCGGGACGTCGCCGATCCCCGAGCGTCAGGCGCCGTGA
- a CDS encoding BON domain-containing protein, producing the protein MVQTQNRSDEEMQPFEWGGERGWRGFEPSAGRGGFATRAHREPSSHRGAPSARMHDEQRSAWLGEEPGRFGNRGPKDYQRSDDRIREDVCDRLTADTAVDATNLTVTVKDAEVTLEGTVDDRGMKRRAEDCADHVPGVRQVHNRLLVQPQHGIAGEPATSIGTAASAAATGGTAATGSGRG; encoded by the coding sequence ATGGTCCAGACGCAGAACCGCAGCGACGAGGAGATGCAGCCGTTCGAGTGGGGCGGCGAGCGCGGCTGGCGGGGCTTCGAGCCGTCGGCCGGCCGCGGCGGCTTCGCCACCCGCGCGCACCGTGAGCCGTCGTCGCATCGCGGCGCCCCGAGCGCCCGGATGCACGACGAGCAGCGCAGCGCATGGCTGGGCGAGGAGCCGGGCCGCTTCGGCAACCGCGGCCCGAAGGACTACCAGCGCTCCGACGACCGCATCCGCGAGGACGTGTGCGACCGCCTCACCGCCGACACCGCGGTCGACGCCACGAACCTCACCGTGACCGTGAAGGACGCCGAGGTGACGCTCGAAGGCACCGTCGACGACCGCGGCATGAAGCGCCGCGCCGAGGACTGCGCCGACCACGTCCCCGGCGTCCGCCAGGTGCACAACCGCCTGCTGGTGCAGCCGCAGCACGGCATCGCGGGCGAGCCGGCGACCTCGATCGGCACGGCGGCCAGCGCCGCAGCGACGGGCGGCACCGCCGCCACCGGCAGCGGCCGCGGCTGA
- a CDS encoding TraR/DksA family transcriptional regulator, with product MTSHHLRELTEALETARRVRMAEKAGTEDDLRVIASEKEAEMEERAQEERTASILVSLSAHDQRAIADIDRALARVEDGTYGECEGCENPIPIARLRAIPTARRCIECQEAEERRQASHATRAPSPGTGYAAEADAFDEM from the coding sequence ATGACCTCCCACCACCTCCGCGAGCTCACCGAAGCCCTCGAGACCGCCCGCCGTGTGCGGATGGCCGAGAAAGCCGGCACCGAAGACGACCTGCGCGTCATCGCCTCCGAGAAGGAAGCCGAGATGGAGGAGCGCGCGCAGGAGGAGCGCACCGCCAGCATCCTCGTCTCGCTGAGCGCACACGACCAACGCGCCATCGCCGACATCGACCGCGCGCTCGCGCGCGTCGAAGACGGGACGTACGGCGAGTGTGAGGGCTGCGAGAATCCGATCCCGATCGCCCGGCTGCGGGCGATCCCGACGGCCCGCCGCTGCATCGAGTGCCAGGAGGCCGAGGAGCGGCGCCAGGCGTCGCACGCGACGCGCGCGCCGTCTCCAGGCACGGGCTATGCGGCGGAGGCCGACGCCTTCGACGAGATGTGA